The nucleotide sequence CATGCTGCCCATGTCGATGATGATTGGCGGGGGCGTGCTGATGGCCATGAACCTGTTTCGGTTGGGGCGCAAGCGCGCGGTGCTGGGGCTGCTGCTGTTTATGGTGGTGTATCTGCTGGTGGTTTCCAACGTCATGGCCTGGGCCATGCTGCAGGGGCTGAACCCGTACCTGGCCATTGTGCTGTTTAACGTGCCGGCCGTACTGGCGTATTTGCTCTGGTTCTGGCCCCGCTACGTGCAAAAGGCCACGTACCGCAGCCGCAGCCTGGTGCCGCCCATGGTTATCTGCTTCGCCCTCGTCTGGGGTTTGCAGCTGCTGATGCCTTACATCCTGAAAAACCAGCCCCCGGATGTGAAGCAGCAGATGGAACAGATTATGAAGCGCCAGTAATGGCCCGCTAACCGCTCTGCCCGTGCCGCTGGTTTCCCTGCCTCTGCCCGATGCCGACGTGCTGCTCGACGAGGCGTTCCTGACGCCTGCCGCCGCTGAGGCCCTGCTCCGGGAGCTGACCGACACCATTGCCTGGCGGCACGAGCCCATCAAGATGTTCGGGAAGGAAGTGCTGCAGCCCCGCCTCACGGCCTGGCACGGCGACCCCACGGCCCGCTACCGCTACTCCGGCCTCGCGCTGGAGCCCCAGCCCTGGACGCCCGCGCTACAGCAGCTCCGCCAGCAGCTGGAAGCCGCTAGCGGCGCCCGCTTCAACAGCGTCCTGCTCAACCTCTACCGCTCCGGCCAGGACAGCATGGGCTGGCACGCCGACAACGAGCCCGAACTGGGTCCCGCGCCCGTCATTGCCTCGCTCAGCCTCGGCAGCACCCGCCGCTTCCGCCTGCGCCCCCGCGACCCGGCCCGCACGCCGCACGCCCCCGTTTCCTTGGATTTGCCCGGCGGCAGCCTGCTGCTGATGCGCGGCGCCACCCAGCAGCACTGGCTGCACGCCGTGCCCAAAACCGCCCGCTTCGCCGGCCCCCGCCTCAACCTCACGTTTCGCTGGATTGTGGGCGGGTAGTAGCTGAATATTTTAGCCTCTTGAGTACCCCGGACGCGGAAAAGCTTTATCCTTGCCGGTAGTTACTGCTACCCGCTACCCTTACCGCTGCCGCCCGCATCTATCCTTTACCGCGCCGGGCGGCGCCGCGCCTGCTTCACCTGTTGCCCCTGTTGTACTGCGCATTCCGGCTGCCACTTTGGTTGCCCGTTGCGCCGTGCATCTGGGGCTTTTTCGTGCCTTTCCTTTTTCTCTTTGTACCATGAAAACCACAGTTTCCCTCTTACTCGCCCTGGCCCTGCCGCTCACGGCCGCCGCCCAAGCCCCCGCCGACACGGCCACCACCTACAAGCACCAGCTGGGCCTGACCGCCAGCCCCGTGCTCGATGGGTTTTTCAAAAACAACCGCAGCCTGCCGCTGGGGTTGCTCTACAAGCGGCAGCTGACACCTAACAAAGCATTGCGCCTGCGCTTGGTGGGGCAGTACAGCCAAGCCGATACGGCCAACTTTCAGGATACAGCCCCTGGCTTTACACGAGGTTACGTGACCGGACCCGACCAGAGCCGATGGGGGCTGCAAGGCTTCGCAGGGTACGAGTGGCAACGTT is from Hymenobacter yonginensis and encodes:
- a CDS encoding alpha-ketoglutarate-dependent dioxygenase AlkB family protein, whose protein sequence is MPLVSLPLPDADVLLDEAFLTPAAAEALLRELTDTIAWRHEPIKMFGKEVLQPRLTAWHGDPTARYRYSGLALEPQPWTPALQQLRQQLEAASGARFNSVLLNLYRSGQDSMGWHADNEPELGPAPVIASLSLGSTRRFRLRPRDPARTPHAPVSLDLPGGSLLLMRGATQQHWLHAVPKTARFAGPRLNLTFRWIVGG